From the Thermoanaerobaculia bacterium genome, the window AAGAGCGGGCTCCTCTCGGAAAAGGCGAAGGAGGTCGGGCTCGAGTTCCAGCAGAGCCACGAGGGACACCGCGACCTGCTGATGAGGATCATCCGGGAAAAGGGGGGGCGGGCGGTGATGCCGGCCCAGAGCTACGGCTGGGGAGTTCCGCTCAAGGACGAGAAGGACGTGCTCGCGCTCGCTTTCCAGCTCGAGGTCGGAGCGGCCCGGGCCTACCTCTCGGTCGTTCCGAAGTTCCACGATCGGGCGCTTTCCGAAGGAGCGGCGCGGATCATGGGCGACGAGGTGCTGCACGCGACGGTGCTGCGGAACGTCCTCGGACGCGAGATCGTTCCGTCGTTCCGGCTGATCACGAACTGAGCGCGGAGCACTCACGACCGCGAGTGCGAAGCGCTCCGTCCCGGGA encodes:
- a CDS encoding ferritin-like domain-containing protein; this translates as MKVDRRKLILGTLTAASAPVLVRAASSVAPASGLGDVDMLNVALGLEHEAIYAYSLAGKSGLLSEKAKEVGLEFQQSHEGHRDLLMRIIREKGGRAVMPAQSYGWGVPLKDEKDVLALAFQLEVGAARAYLSVVPKFHDRALSEGAARIMGDEVLHATVLRNVLGREIVPSFRLITN